In Vibrio diazotrophicus, the following proteins share a genomic window:
- the purM gene encoding phosphoribosylformylglycinamidine cyclo-ligase encodes MSGNKTSLSYKDAGVDIDAGNALVERIKGAVKRTRRPEVMGGIGGFGALCELPTKYKQPVLVSGTDGVGTKLRLALDMKKHDTIGIDLVAMCVNDLIVQGAEPLFFLDYYATGKLDVDTAADVVSGIADGCVQAGCALIGGETAEMPGMYEGEDYDVAGFCVGVVEKENIIDGTKVAAGNALIAVGSSGPHSNGYSLVRKILEVSAADKNELLEGKTIGEHLLEPTKIYIKSGLKLIAEHDIHAISHITGGGFWENIPRVLPEGTKAVIDGKSWEWPAIFKWLQEKGNVDTHEMYRTFNCGVGLIIALPQDQAEAAVNLLKAEGENAWVIGEIAAAQAGEEQVEIN; translated from the coding sequence GTGAGCGGTAACAAGACTTCACTTAGCTACAAAGATGCTGGCGTAGATATCGATGCAGGCAATGCACTTGTTGAACGAATTAAAGGTGCTGTAAAGCGTACTCGTCGCCCTGAGGTAATGGGTGGCATTGGTGGCTTTGGTGCATTGTGCGAGCTTCCAACCAAATACAAACAACCTGTACTTGTTTCTGGTACAGATGGTGTTGGTACCAAACTTCGTCTTGCTTTGGATATGAAAAAGCACGACACCATTGGTATCGACTTAGTGGCTATGTGTGTAAACGACCTGATTGTACAAGGTGCTGAACCACTGTTTTTCCTAGATTACTATGCAACAGGTAAGCTAGACGTAGACACAGCAGCGGACGTTGTTTCTGGCATTGCTGATGGCTGTGTTCAAGCTGGCTGTGCTCTAATCGGTGGTGAAACTGCTGAAATGCCAGGAATGTATGAAGGCGAAGATTACGACGTAGCGGGTTTTTGTGTCGGCGTAGTAGAAAAAGAAAACATCATCGACGGTACTAAAGTTGCTGCGGGTAATGCCCTGATTGCTGTGGGTTCTAGTGGTCCACACTCAAACGGTTACTCTCTAGTTCGTAAAATCCTAGAAGTTTCTGCTGCAGACAAAAATGAACTTCTTGAAGGTAAAACGATTGGTGAACACCTTCTTGAGCCTACTAAGATTTACATCAAGTCAGGTCTTAAACTGATTGCAGAACACGACATTCACGCTATTTCTCACATCACTGGCGGCGGCTTCTGGGAAAACATCCCTCGCGTACTTCCTGAAGGTACCAAAGCAGTTATTGATGGTAAGAGCTGGGAATGGCCTGCAATCTTCAAATGGCTACAAGAGAAAGGCAACGTAGATACTCACGAGATGTACCGTACATTTAACTGTGGTGTTGGTCTAATCATTGCCCTTCCACAAGATCAAGCTGAAGCCGCTGTTAACCTTCTAAAAGCTGAAGGCGAAAACGCATGGGTTATCGGTGAAATTGCAGCAGCTCAAGCTGGTGAAGAGCAAGTAGAGATCAATTAA
- a CDS encoding TraB/GumN family protein, which produces MFGITQTLRWLLPFVIFSAHAEPLYWNATNGKVSLTIIGSVHVGEPSMFPLPDDIYQALNNSDGLIVESDTTQQQQIVYPPASKQAAQVLSQEQLFNLDQIASEFGLNVEQFHTLPPWSAALSLQFLQLQKLGYETKDGVDLHLMQKAIETKVPLVPLETMQFQIDLLTRQPEDGKELLVSIIDEWESNEVMTHCMIESWKAGDRLNLEKMMHLTEMSPEMEQAFVIDRNQDWANKISSDKFLPNPKGQYVMIVGALHLIGQQSFIELLEKKGFNITQKNRSQKANCEFF; this is translated from the coding sequence ATGTTTGGCATTACTCAAACGCTCCGTTGGTTGCTACCTTTTGTTATCTTTTCTGCTCATGCAGAACCTTTGTACTGGAACGCAACAAACGGCAAAGTCAGCCTCACCATTATCGGCTCTGTGCATGTAGGGGAACCATCCATGTTCCCATTACCTGATGATATCTACCAAGCACTCAATAACAGTGACGGGTTGATTGTCGAATCGGACACAACCCAGCAACAGCAAATCGTCTATCCCCCAGCGTCCAAGCAAGCAGCGCAAGTTCTTTCTCAAGAGCAGTTATTCAATCTTGATCAAATCGCCTCTGAGTTTGGACTGAATGTTGAGCAATTCCATACACTTCCGCCATGGAGTGCCGCTTTATCACTTCAGTTCTTACAATTGCAAAAACTCGGCTATGAAACAAAAGATGGTGTCGACCTTCATCTGATGCAGAAAGCGATAGAAACTAAGGTTCCATTGGTACCTTTAGAAACGATGCAATTTCAGATTGATCTGTTAACCCGTCAGCCAGAAGACGGCAAAGAGTTGTTGGTCAGTATTATCGACGAGTGGGAAAGCAATGAAGTCATGACTCACTGCATGATAGAGAGCTGGAAAGCGGGCGATAGACTGAACCTTGAAAAAATGATGCATCTAACTGAGATGTCACCAGAAATGGAACAAGCCTTTGTAATTGACCGCAACCAAGATTGGGCCAATAAAATAAGTTCAGACAAGTTCTTACCTAATCCAAAAGGTCAATATGTCATGATTGTTGGCGCGCTTCACTTAATCGGTCAACAGAGTTTTATTGAGCTGCTGGAAAAGAAAGGTTTCAACATCACACAGAAGAACCGAAGCCAAAAAGCAAACTGCGAGTTCTTTTAA
- the rluF gene encoding 23S rRNA pseudouridine(2604) synthase RluF, whose amino-acid sequence MSQSEGKRLNKYISETGYCSRREADKLIDQGRVTINGKVPEMGTKVTDDDEVLVDGKSLRTKEKPIYIALNKPTGITCTTERDVPGNIVDFIGHKSRIFPIGRLDKPSDGLIFLTNDGDIVNKILRAGNNHEKEYVVRVDKPITPDFIKQMSTGVRILDTVTLPCKVEMETKFSFRIVLTQGLNRQIRRMCEALGYEVFKLRRVRIMNISLDGIPNGKWRYLTDAEVAEILAMCEDSTGTEEASKVDAKGHNIRKATDAKLFDSREENRESKARRNQSSSSSKDKTYQGHNADTFRHAPNSKKGKARSDSQGRAQQGKPQHSKPNQQSVRGNNKPSNTPRVGGTLGLKK is encoded by the coding sequence ATGTCACAATCTGAAGGCAAACGCCTAAACAAATACATCAGCGAAACTGGTTACTGCTCTCGTCGCGAAGCCGACAAATTAATTGACCAAGGTCGAGTGACCATCAATGGTAAGGTTCCTGAGATGGGTACCAAAGTCACCGATGACGATGAAGTGCTGGTTGACGGTAAGTCACTTCGCACCAAAGAAAAGCCTATCTATATCGCGCTCAACAAACCTACTGGTATCACTTGTACTACTGAACGAGATGTTCCGGGGAATATTGTCGATTTTATCGGCCATAAGAGCCGTATTTTCCCTATCGGGCGCTTAGATAAACCTTCAGATGGTTTGATTTTCCTGACTAACGATGGCGACATCGTCAACAAGATCCTGCGCGCTGGCAATAATCACGAAAAAGAGTACGTGGTTCGTGTCGATAAGCCAATCACACCGGATTTTATTAAGCAGATGTCTACTGGTGTCAGAATTCTCGATACGGTGACCTTGCCATGTAAAGTGGAAATGGAGACCAAGTTTTCATTTCGTATTGTTCTGACTCAAGGTCTCAACCGTCAAATTCGTCGTATGTGTGAAGCCCTAGGGTATGAAGTATTTAAACTGCGCCGTGTGCGTATTATGAATATTTCTTTGGATGGTATTCCAAACGGAAAATGGCGCTATCTGACTGACGCTGAAGTAGCAGAGATTCTGGCGATGTGTGAGGATTCTACGGGTACTGAAGAAGCATCAAAAGTTGACGCAAAAGGGCACAATATCCGTAAAGCGACAGATGCGAAACTGTTCGATAGCCGAGAAGAAAACCGAGAATCAAAAGCTCGCAGAAACCAGAGCTCGAGTTCTTCTAAAGACAAAACTTATCAAGGTCACAATGCTGATACCTTCCGCCATGCGCCAAACTCAAAGAAAGGCAAAGCAAGAAGTGACAGCCAAGGCAGAGCTCAGCAAGGTAAACCTCAACATAGCAAACCAAATCAGCAAAGTGTGAGAGGCAATAATAAGCCGTCAAACACACCTAGAGTCGGTGGAACCTTAGGTTTGAAGAAGTAA
- the smrA gene encoding DNA endonuclease SmrA, which yields MSNDDFESQDDFELFHQMMGDVKPIKQDTAELSKSYQVTEAQLAKREAAITHSENDPDYLSIDHAPMLKPDEHVEFKRDGVQDGVYKKMRLGKYPIQARLDLHRKTLKQAREEVVAFVNQCMRMDIRTVIIVHGKGERSNPPALMKSFVAHWLTQMKEVQCIHSAQRFHGGTGALYVLFKKSVEKKNENRERHQKRLG from the coding sequence ATGTCTAACGATGACTTCGAGTCTCAAGATGATTTCGAACTATTTCATCAAATGATGGGTGATGTAAAACCGATCAAGCAAGATACCGCTGAACTTAGTAAGTCTTATCAGGTTACAGAGGCACAACTCGCTAAACGTGAAGCCGCCATTACCCATTCAGAAAATGACCCTGATTATCTTTCTATCGACCATGCTCCAATGCTAAAACCAGACGAGCACGTCGAGTTTAAGCGTGATGGGGTTCAGGACGGGGTCTACAAAAAAATGCGCTTGGGTAAGTACCCGATTCAGGCTCGCCTTGATTTGCACCGCAAGACACTCAAACAAGCTCGTGAGGAAGTGGTAGCCTTCGTTAATCAATGCATGCGAATGGATATCAGAACCGTGATTATCGTTCATGGCAAAGGAGAACGTTCTAATCCTCCCGCATTGATGAAAAGTTTTGTCGCGCACTGGTTAACTCAAATGAAAGAAGTGCAATGTATTCATAGTGCGCAGCGCTTCCACGGAGGCACAGGCGCTCTTTATGTCTTGTTTAAGAAAAGCGTTGAGAAGAAAAACGAAAACAGAGAGCGCCACCAGAAACGGCTTGGCTAA
- a CDS encoding DUF3149 domain-containing protein: protein MDLWLDLLFGNAVGLSSMLVIFGAIGLMLFYGSYFIYKVLNDKSPH, encoded by the coding sequence ATGGACTTATGGCTAGATCTCCTGTTTGGTAATGCAGTTGGGTTATCTTCAATGCTGGTTATATTCGGCGCTATAGGGCTGATGCTTTTTTATGGCAGCTATTTCATCTACAAAGTGCTGAATGACAAATCTCCTCACTAG
- the upp gene encoding uracil phosphoribosyltransferase, producing the protein MKVVEVKHPLVKHKLGLMREGDISTKRFRELATEVGSLLTYEATADFETEKVTINGWNGPVAVDQIKGKKVTVVPILRAGLGMMDGVLEHIPSARISVVGIYRDEETLEPVPYFNKLASNIEERIALVVDPMLATGGSMIATIDLLKEKGCNQIKVLVLVAAPEGIEALEKAHPDVELYTAAIDEKLNDKGYIVPGLGDAGDKIFGTK; encoded by the coding sequence ATGAAAGTTGTTGAAGTTAAACACCCTCTTGTTAAACATAAACTAGGCTTGATGAGAGAAGGTGATATCAGCACTAAGCGTTTTCGTGAGTTAGCGACGGAAGTCGGTAGTCTATTAACTTACGAAGCAACTGCAGACTTTGAAACTGAGAAAGTGACCATTAATGGTTGGAACGGTCCTGTAGCGGTTGACCAAATTAAAGGTAAAAAAGTGACGGTAGTTCCAATCCTACGTGCTGGCTTAGGCATGATGGATGGCGTTCTAGAGCATATCCCAAGCGCTCGTATCAGTGTTGTAGGTATTTACCGTGATGAAGAAACTCTAGAGCCAGTACCATACTTCAACAAACTTGCTTCAAACATTGAAGAGCGTATCGCGCTAGTTGTTGACCCAATGCTGGCTACTGGCGGTTCAATGATCGCAACTATCGATCTGTTAAAAGAGAAAGGCTGTAACCAAATCAAGGTATTGGTTCTAGTTGCTGCACCAGAAGGTATTGAAGCGCTAGAAAAAGCTCACCCAGATGTTGAGCTTTACACTGCGGCGATTGATGAAAAATTGAATGACAAAGGTTACATCGTTCCGGGTCTTGGTGACGCTGGCGATAAGATTTTTGGTACTAAGTAA
- a CDS encoding heavy metal translocating P-type ATPase: MGHYALPLSGLNCMGCARKVERQLNTDFTVEIQTLSPTFIELDVNSPLEKVIDSIESLGYHAGNTLQFSLQGLNCGNCVNKLTKHLQTFDDIARLNVSKESLSLITSSSHEEIINRVVEVGYKATLITPPQVEEEQIEVTADEPAQQEKIADPKVATEEPTSVEPEPAELTPTQADDLVNTHLLIKGMTCASCVSSVEKSLLSVPGVEKAQVNLAEQSALVISNQDVTSALVAAVSQAGYQAEWVDDPAEQQKKQQLNLDNIQKEHKRNAFLGLVMGVPLMAWGVFGGNMMIQTTSDQMAWGVVGLLCLALLSTAGKGFFTSAWQALTHRRATMDTLVALGTGAAWFYSTLVVIAPNWFPDNARHVYFEATAMIIGLISLGHYIEAKAKAKTTQSLQALINLQPQQATLVVTNNGETTEQTIAIADIKQGMTLRVKPGEQSPVDGVVLEGSSYVDESMLTGEPIPVHKSASSHISAGTINQDGSLLIEATGIGSQTMLSRIIKMVRQAQSSKPAIAKMADQISAVFVPTVVLIAIFSALIWYWFGPEPKISYMLVIATTVLIIACPCALGLATPLSVTVGVGKAAEMGILIRDANVLQSASKINTVVFDKTGTLTQGKPSVQQLVAFNTDQQQVLSLAYALELQSEHPLAKAVCLYAKENEITAATINNFVNSRGQGIQADYQGQAVHIGSVGYFQSLDIDLAEAQQTLDEFSSNAWTPVAIALDKQLIGLFAIADPVKESASQAIQALNEMGIHTVMLTGDNQSVANSIASKLGISQVIAQVLPDQKAQHIEALQKQNRIVAMVGDGINDAPALAQANIGIAMGSGSDVAIESAQMTLLNSSPLSVVSAIELSQATIKNMKQNLFGAFVYNTFGIPIAAGVLYPAFGFLLSPVVAGAAMALSSITVVSNANRLRLVKTRFH; this comes from the coding sequence ATGGGCCATTACGCATTACCTTTATCAGGCTTGAATTGCATGGGCTGCGCACGAAAAGTTGAACGTCAGCTCAACACTGATTTTACGGTTGAAATTCAAACGCTATCACCCACTTTTATCGAGTTGGATGTCAATTCTCCGCTCGAAAAGGTCATCGACAGTATAGAATCGCTGGGCTATCACGCAGGCAACACCCTGCAATTTAGTCTGCAAGGGTTAAACTGCGGCAATTGTGTAAATAAGCTCACTAAGCATTTGCAGACCTTTGACGATATTGCTCGTCTGAATGTTTCTAAAGAGTCTTTATCACTAATTACTTCAAGCTCACACGAAGAAATTATTAACCGAGTGGTGGAAGTTGGTTACAAAGCAACTCTTATCACCCCCCCTCAAGTTGAAGAAGAACAAATTGAAGTAACCGCAGATGAGCCTGCTCAGCAAGAAAAAATTGCTGATCCTAAAGTCGCAACTGAAGAACCAACATCGGTTGAACCAGAACCTGCTGAGCTAACACCAACCCAAGCTGATGATTTAGTAAATACTCACTTACTGATTAAAGGTATGACATGTGCAAGCTGTGTTTCATCCGTCGAGAAATCCTTGCTTTCCGTTCCTGGAGTAGAAAAAGCGCAGGTCAATCTGGCTGAACAAAGTGCTTTAGTCATTTCAAATCAAGATGTCACATCGGCATTGGTGGCAGCGGTCAGCCAAGCGGGATATCAGGCTGAATGGGTCGATGACCCAGCCGAGCAACAAAAGAAACAACAACTCAATTTAGACAATATCCAGAAAGAACATAAACGTAATGCGTTTCTTGGTTTAGTTATGGGTGTGCCTTTAATGGCTTGGGGTGTATTCGGTGGCAACATGATGATCCAAACCACCAGCGACCAAATGGCTTGGGGTGTAGTGGGATTACTGTGTCTTGCACTTTTATCTACCGCAGGGAAAGGATTTTTCACCAGCGCATGGCAAGCATTAACTCACCGCCGTGCCACTATGGATACACTCGTTGCCTTGGGCACGGGTGCGGCTTGGTTCTATTCAACATTGGTCGTCATTGCGCCAAACTGGTTCCCAGATAATGCTCGTCACGTTTATTTTGAAGCGACAGCAATGATCATCGGTTTGATTTCTCTCGGTCATTACATCGAAGCCAAAGCCAAAGCCAAAACTACACAATCACTGCAAGCTCTAATCAATTTGCAACCACAACAAGCCACTCTGGTTGTGACCAATAACGGTGAGACGACAGAGCAAACTATTGCTATAGCAGATATCAAACAAGGGATGACTTTGCGCGTAAAACCGGGTGAACAATCTCCGGTAGATGGTGTGGTATTAGAAGGCAGCTCTTATGTTGATGAATCCATGCTGACTGGCGAACCGATTCCTGTACATAAATCGGCTTCAAGTCATATCTCTGCAGGCACCATCAATCAGGATGGTAGCTTATTAATTGAAGCGACTGGCATTGGTTCGCAAACCATGCTCTCGCGCATTATTAAGATGGTTCGTCAGGCTCAAAGTAGTAAACCAGCCATCGCAAAAATGGCTGACCAGATTTCTGCGGTATTTGTTCCGACCGTAGTGTTAATCGCTATTTTTTCTGCGCTAATTTGGTACTGGTTTGGCCCTGAACCGAAAATAAGCTACATGTTGGTTATTGCAACTACAGTACTGATTATTGCTTGTCCTTGTGCGCTTGGTCTGGCTACACCTTTGTCTGTAACCGTTGGCGTAGGTAAAGCGGCTGAAATGGGAATATTGATTCGAGATGCCAACGTTTTGCAATCTGCCAGCAAAATCAATACGGTTGTGTTTGATAAAACAGGCACTCTTACTCAAGGAAAACCGAGCGTTCAACAGCTTGTGGCTTTTAATACAGACCAACAACAGGTGTTAAGTCTCGCTTATGCCTTGGAATTACAATCAGAACATCCTTTAGCTAAAGCGGTGTGTCTGTATGCCAAAGAAAATGAAATCACAGCAGCAACGATTAACAACTTCGTTAACTCTCGTGGTCAAGGCATACAAGCAGATTATCAAGGCCAAGCGGTACATATTGGTTCTGTCGGTTACTTCCAGTCTTTAGACATCGATCTAGCCGAAGCACAGCAAACGCTTGATGAGTTCTCATCAAACGCTTGGACACCAGTTGCCATTGCTCTCGACAAACAACTGATTGGTCTGTTTGCGATAGCCGATCCTGTAAAAGAAAGTGCATCACAAGCAATTCAGGCGCTTAACGAAATGGGAATTCATACCGTGATGCTAACAGGTGATAACCAAAGCGTAGCGAATTCTATCGCCAGCAAATTGGGTATAAGCCAAGTCATTGCACAGGTATTGCCAGACCAAAAAGCTCAGCATATTGAAGCGCTACAAAAACAAAACCGTATTGTTGCTATGGTAGGTGATGGCATTAATGACGCGCCTGCTCTTGCTCAAGCTAATATTGGTATCGCAATGGGCAGCGGCAGTGATGTAGCGATAGAAAGCGCGCAAATGACACTGTTAAACTCATCACCGTTATCAGTAGTCAGCGCCATCGAACTATCACAAGCCACCATTAAAAACATGAAGCAAAACTTGTTCGGTGCGTTTGTTTATAACACCTTTGGTATCCCTATTGCAGCAGGTGTGCTCTATCCAGCATTTGGATTTTTACTCAGCCCAGTAGTGGCAGGGGCGGCTATGGCACTGTCTTCCATAACCGTAGTGAGTAATGCTAACCGACTACGACTCGTCAAAACGCGCTTTCACTAG